In Vagococcus luciliae, one genomic interval encodes:
- the tpiA gene encoding triose-phosphate isomerase: MRKPIIAGNWKMNKTVSEARDFAEAVKNKIPSNDVVDSVIGAPTLFLTDLVDIAKGTDLKIAAQNCYFEDNGAFTGETSPAALEDLGVDYVIIGHSERREYFHETDEDINKKAKAIIAHNMTPIICCGESLETYEAGKTAEWIKGQITAALEGLTADQVSNLVIAYEPIWAIGTGKSADATIADDICGVVRQTVADLYSDDVAGKVRIQYGGSVKPENIAEYMAKENVDGALVGGASLQPDSFLALLEALN; the protein is encoded by the coding sequence ATGCGTAAACCAATTATTGCAGGAAACTGGAAAATGAATAAAACTGTTTCAGAAGCACGTGACTTTGCTGAAGCAGTAAAAAATAAAATTCCAAGTAACGATGTGGTGGATTCAGTTATTGGCGCACCAACTTTATTCTTAACAGATTTAGTTGATATTGCTAAAGGAACTGATTTAAAAATTGCTGCACAAAACTGTTACTTTGAAGACAATGGAGCATTTACTGGTGAAACATCTCCAGCAGCTCTAGAAGATTTAGGTGTTGACTATGTGATTATTGGTCACTCTGAACGTCGTGAATATTTCCACGAAACAGACGAAGATATCAATAAAAAAGCAAAAGCAATCATCGCTCATAATATGACACCAATCATATGTTGTGGTGAATCTTTAGAAACTTATGAAGCAGGTAAAACTGCTGAATGGATTAAAGGACAAATTACAGCAGCATTAGAAGGGTTAACAGCGGACCAAGTATCTAACTTAGTTATTGCTTATGAACCAATCTGGGCTATTGGAACTGGTAAATCTGCTGATGCAACAATCGCTGATGATATCTGTGGCGTTGTTCGTCAAACAGTTGCAGATCTTTATTCAGATGACGTAGCTGGAAAAGTTCGTATTCAATATGGTGGATCAGTTAAACCTGAAAATATCGCTGAATACATGGCTAAAGAAAATGTTGACGGCGCACTTGTAGGTGGCGCAAGCTTACAACCTGATTCATTCTTAGCATTATTGGAGGCATTAAACTAA
- the rpoN gene encoding RNA polymerase factor sigma-54, producing MKMSQNFRQGQSQVQTQKLAMTQQLQQSIKILQYGTEDLLSFLNDKMLENPLIDVSVSDMDTQYLEPKNYDASKSDGKTDWINQIPETTQSLFHYLIEQIHLNYRDTALRSLSLFLVEFIDTNGYLTISIEEAMKLKQATYIEVLDALTLIQMLEPAGVGARNLQECLMLQIERDDNAPNQAYLVLEEYFDELANRKWQKIEKKLGILLVEIQEIFDYIQKLHPNPGSLFYSDEDSIIYPDLEVKVDRTDNSISIVSTKVGKPVISFQTTYFEKMSHQGGEEVKRYLNDKKSEFEWLKKTLEQRGNTILRVGEEIVKKQSAFFIESNHPLTPMKLKSVAEELSLHESTISRAVNGKYLTTDFGVFELRSFFSTGLEQKNSNEVIGVNDVKQLIETIIREENKTKPLSDQKIVDLLKEKNIQISRRTVAKYREELGIQSSSMRKRFDN from the coding sequence ATGAAAATGTCGCAAAATTTTAGACAGGGTCAAAGCCAAGTTCAGACTCAAAAATTAGCCATGACCCAACAATTACAACAATCCATTAAGATACTACAGTATGGTACAGAAGACTTACTTTCTTTTTTAAATGATAAAATGTTAGAAAATCCGTTGATTGATGTATCCGTTTCCGATATGGATACTCAATACTTAGAACCTAAAAATTATGATGCGTCAAAAAGTGATGGAAAAACGGATTGGATAAATCAGATTCCAGAAACGACTCAATCATTGTTTCATTATTTGATTGAACAAATCCATTTGAATTATCGGGATACAGCGTTGAGAAGTCTTAGTTTATTTCTTGTTGAGTTTATTGATACAAATGGGTACTTAACAATTTCAATAGAAGAAGCGATGAAATTAAAGCAAGCGACTTATATAGAAGTGCTAGATGCATTAACACTTATTCAGATGCTTGAACCTGCTGGTGTTGGTGCTAGAAATCTACAAGAGTGTCTTATGTTACAAATAGAAAGAGATGATAACGCTCCTAACCAAGCTTACTTAGTATTGGAAGAATATTTTGACGAATTGGCCAATAGAAAATGGCAAAAGATTGAAAAAAAGTTAGGGATTTTATTAGTGGAGATTCAAGAAATTTTTGACTATATTCAAAAATTACACCCAAATCCAGGATCACTGTTTTATTCGGACGAAGATAGTATCATTTACCCAGATTTAGAAGTCAAAGTAGATAGAACAGATAATTCAATTTCTATTGTATCTACTAAAGTAGGAAAGCCGGTAATTAGCTTTCAAACAACGTATTTTGAAAAAATGTCTCATCAAGGTGGAGAAGAAGTCAAAAGATATTTAAATGATAAAAAAAGTGAATTTGAATGGCTTAAAAAAACCTTAGAGCAGCGAGGAAATACGATTTTACGAGTAGGAGAAGAAATTGTTAAAAAACAATCAGCGTTCTTTATAGAATCCAATCACCCACTTACTCCCATGAAGTTGAAAAGTGTGGCAGAAGAACTATCACTTCATGAATCAACTATTAGTCGAGCTGTTAATGGAAAATATTTAACAACAGATTTTGGTGTATTTGAGCTAAGAAGTTTCTTTTCAACAGGATTGGAACAAAAAAATTCAAACGAAGTGATTGGAGTAAATGATGTTAAACAATTGATTGAAACAATTATCAGAGAAGAAAACAAGACCAAACCACTATCTGATCAAAAAATTGTCGATTTATTAAAAGAAAAAAATATTCAAATTTCTCGAAGAACAGTCGCTAAATACCGTGAGGAATTAGGAATTCAGTCATCTTCTATGAGAAAAAGATTTGATAATTAA
- a CDS encoding phosphoglycerate kinase, giving the protein MAKRTVEDLELNGKKVLIRVDFNVPIKDGEITNDNRIIAALPTINYVIEHGGKAILFSHLGRVKTEEDKEGKSLQPVAARLSELLDKPVSFVPQTRGAELEKAISEMKDGDVLVVENTRFEDIDGKKESKNDPELGKYWASLGDVYVNDAFGTAHRAHASNVGIASNLPSAAGYLMEKEIKFIGGAVDEPKRPFVAILGGAKVSDKIGVIENLIEKADKILIGGGMTYTFYKAQGKNIGKSICEPDKVDLAKELLEKAAGKIILPVDTVCAPDFDNDAPTEIHENNIPDNLEGLDIGPKTIELFTKELQGAKTVVWNGPMGVFELPTFAKGTIGVCEAIANLKDATTIIGGGDSAAAAIQLGFADKFTHISTGGGASLEYLEGKKLPGVESISDK; this is encoded by the coding sequence ATGGCAAAAAGAACAGTTGAAGATTTAGAATTAAATGGTAAAAAAGTCTTAATACGTGTTGATTTTAATGTCCCTATTAAAGATGGAGAAATTACAAATGATAACCGTATTATTGCTGCTTTACCAACAATTAATTATGTTATCGAACATGGTGGAAAAGCAATTCTTTTCTCTCATTTAGGTCGTGTAAAAACTGAAGAGGATAAAGAAGGCAAATCATTACAACCAGTTGCTGCTCGCCTATCAGAATTACTAGACAAACCAGTTTCTTTCGTTCCCCAAACACGTGGAGCTGAACTTGAAAAAGCTATCAGTGAAATGAAAGATGGAGATGTGTTGGTTGTTGAAAACACTCGCTTTGAAGATATTGATGGTAAAAAAGAAAGCAAAAATGATCCAGAATTGGGTAAATACTGGGCTTCTTTAGGTGATGTTTATGTAAATGATGCATTTGGTACAGCTCATAGAGCTCATGCTTCAAATGTTGGGATTGCATCTAACTTGCCTTCAGCTGCAGGTTACTTAATGGAAAAAGAAATCAAATTTATCGGTGGCGCTGTTGATGAACCTAAACGTCCATTTGTGGCTATTTTAGGTGGCGCAAAAGTGTCTGATAAAATTGGTGTTATCGAAAATTTAATTGAGAAAGCTGATAAAATTTTAATTGGTGGTGGGATGACTTATACATTCTACAAAGCTCAAGGCAAAAATATCGGTAAATCAATTTGTGAACCAGATAAAGTTGATTTAGCTAAAGAATTACTTGAAAAAGCAGCTGGAAAAATTATTTTACCAGTGGATACTGTTTGTGCACCTGACTTTGATAATGATGCGCCAACTGAAATTCATGAAAATAATATTCCAGATAACTTAGAAGGATTAGATATTGGTCCAAAAACAATTGAATTATTCACTAAAGAATTACAAGGTGCTAAAACAGTTGTATGGAATGGTCCAATGGGAGTCTTTGAATTACCTACATTTGCTAAAGGGACAATTGGTGTCTGTGAAGCTATCGCAAACTTAAAAGATGCTACTACTATTATTGGTGGTGGAGATTCAGCAGCTGCTGCAATCCAATTAGGTTTTGCTGATAAATTTACACATATCTCAACAGGTGGTGGAGCATCACTTGAATACCTTGAAGGTAAAAAATTACCAGGTGTAGAATCTATTTCAGATAAATAA
- a CDS encoding response regulator transcription factor, giving the protein MSNKILIIEDEKNLARFVELELKHEKYETEVHYNGRTGLEAALSQEWDAILLDLMLPELNGLEVCRRIRQVKNTPIIMMTARDSVIDRVSGLDHGADDYIVKPFAIEELLARLRALLRRIDIEGDKNVAKQTTLSYRNLTIEKENRVVRRGDEIIELTKREYELLLILMENVNVVLSRDVLLNKVWGYEIEVETNVVDVYIRYLRNKIDVPGEDSYIQTVRGTGYVMRS; this is encoded by the coding sequence ATGTCAAATAAAATATTAATTATTGAAGATGAAAAAAACTTGGCTCGTTTTGTAGAGTTAGAGTTAAAGCATGAAAAATATGAGACAGAGGTTCACTATAATGGACGTACTGGTTTAGAGGCAGCGTTATCGCAAGAATGGGACGCGATTCTACTTGATTTAATGTTACCTGAATTAAATGGTTTAGAGGTGTGTCGTCGTATTCGTCAAGTAAAAAATACGCCTATTATTATGATGACAGCAAGAGATTCAGTGATTGATCGCGTATCAGGATTAGACCATGGAGCAGATGACTATATTGTTAAACCATTTGCGATTGAAGAATTATTAGCACGATTACGTGCATTACTCCGCCGAATTGATATTGAGGGAGATAAAAATGTCGCGAAACAAACGACTTTATCTTATCGTAATTTAACCATTGAAAAGGAAAATCGCGTAGTTCGCCGTGGTGATGAAATTATTGAGTTAACTAAACGTGAATATGAGTTATTACTTATTTTGATGGAAAATGTTAATGTCGTGCTATCAAGAGATGTGTTACTAAATAAGGTTTGGGGCTATGAAATAGAAGTTGAAACAAATGTTGTTGATGTGTATATTCGTTATTTACGTAATAAAATTGATGTGCCAGGAGAAGATAGTTATATTCAAACTGTTCGTGGTACTGGGTATGTTATGAGATCGTGA
- the gpmI gene encoding 2,3-bisphosphoglycerate-independent phosphoglycerate mutase, with amino-acid sequence MEKAPVAIIILDGYGKRDEVTGNAVAQANTPNFDRYWNNYPHNTLKASGLDVGLPDGQMGNSEVGHTNIGAGRIVYQSLTRIDKAIEDKEFQTNVALNNGIQHALDNDSALHLFGLLSDGGVHSHQNHLYALLKMAKDSGVKETYVHAFLDGRDVAPTSAYGYMEELLKVMKELDYGKVATVSGRFYAMDRDKRWERVAKAYEAIVDGIGVKATDPLQAIQESYDNKVNDEFLVPVVIEENGKPVGQVKDNDSVIFFNFRPDRAIQLSNAFTDKEWKHFERKNHPENVKFVTMTLYNPSIVAEVAFPPIEMKNVIGEVLSDAGLKQLRIAETEKYPHVTFFMNGGRNEEFPGESRILINSPKVETYDLKPEMSAYEVTDALLADIKADKHDAIILNFANPDMVGHSGILEAAIKAIEAVDECLGKVVDAIIAKGGAAIIFADHGNSETMTTPEGNPHTAHTTVPVPVIVTKAGATLRDGGRLADVAPTMLDLLGIEKPEEMTGESLIK; translated from the coding sequence ATGGAAAAAGCACCAGTAGCAATTATTATATTAGATGGTTATGGTAAACGTGATGAAGTTACAGGTAATGCTGTTGCACAAGCGAATACACCTAACTTTGATCGTTATTGGAATAACTATCCTCACAACACACTAAAAGCATCTGGTTTAGATGTAGGATTACCTGATGGTCAAATGGGAAACTCTGAAGTTGGACACACTAATATTGGTGCGGGCCGTATAGTTTATCAAAGTTTAACTCGTATCGACAAAGCAATCGAAGACAAAGAGTTTCAAACAAATGTTGCCCTAAATAACGGGATTCAACATGCGTTAGACAATGATTCTGCGCTTCATTTATTTGGTCTATTATCTGATGGTGGGGTTCATAGTCATCAAAACCATCTATATGCCCTTTTAAAAATGGCAAAAGATAGCGGCGTAAAAGAAACTTACGTACATGCTTTCTTAGATGGTCGTGACGTAGCACCAACTTCAGCTTATGGCTATATGGAAGAATTGCTTAAAGTGATGAAAGAATTAGATTACGGAAAAGTTGCGACAGTTTCTGGACGTTTCTATGCAATGGATAGAGATAAACGTTGGGAACGTGTAGCAAAAGCTTATGAAGCGATTGTTGATGGTATCGGCGTGAAAGCGACTGATCCATTACAAGCTATCCAAGAATCTTATGACAATAAAGTAAATGATGAGTTCTTAGTGCCAGTTGTGATTGAAGAAAACGGCAAACCAGTCGGACAAGTAAAAGACAATGACTCTGTTATTTTCTTTAACTTTAGACCAGACCGTGCGATTCAATTATCAAATGCTTTCACTGATAAAGAGTGGAAACACTTTGAACGTAAAAATCATCCTGAAAATGTTAAATTTGTGACAATGACTTTATATAATCCAAGCATTGTAGCAGAAGTAGCATTTCCACCAATTGAAATGAAAAATGTGATTGGTGAAGTATTATCAGATGCAGGCTTAAAACAATTAAGAATTGCTGAAACTGAAAAATACCCTCATGTAACATTCTTCATGAATGGTGGACGTAACGAAGAATTTCCAGGTGAAAGTCGTATTTTAATCAACTCACCTAAAGTTGAAACATATGATTTGAAACCTGAAATGAGTGCTTATGAAGTCACTGATGCTTTATTAGCTGATATTAAAGCAGACAAACATGATGCGATTATCTTAAACTTTGCTAACCCTGACATGGTAGGTCATTCAGGTATTTTAGAAGCAGCAATCAAAGCAATTGAAGCTGTGGATGAATGTTTAGGTAAAGTAGTAGATGCGATTATCGCTAAAGGTGGCGCAGCAATCATTTTTGCTGATCATGGTAACTCAGAAACAATGACAACACCTGAAGGAAACCCACATACAGCTCATACAACTGTTCCAGTTCCTGTCATTGTGACAAAAGCTGGCGCAACTCTTAGAGATGGTGGCCGCTTGGCAGATGTGGCTCCTACAATGTTAGACTTATTAGGTATTGAAAAACCTGAAGAGATGACAGGTGAGTCATTAATTAAATAA
- a CDS encoding sugar-binding transcriptional regulator — protein sequence MSNDFDIIEQIAPDMIQVIEQRFRIMRNIYWNQPVGRRKLSEKVNLTERILRSETEVLKQLNLIDVSKIGMSLSEKGLSLYSDLEIVMAEQTGNRVLEKKLASKLGIERCLITPGDSDTESKVLEKFGEIISDILSTRLPDGENIIAVMGGTTMATVSRCMYKLETPERHNIFVPARGGIGETIQTQANSISATMAEQTGGEFKVLYVPEQVSSETYELLLHEPTVQRVLELISKSNVVIHSIGRALHMAKRRNMSASDLAMLSNNGAVAESFGYFFDKDGEVVYKIPRIGLQMKDLQKIPYVIAVAGGKTKARAIEAYIKNAPKQTWLLTDEGAAKQILKEETL from the coding sequence ATGAGCAATGATTTTGATATTATTGAACAGATTGCTCCTGACATGATTCAAGTGATTGAACAACGATTTCGTATTATGCGAAACATTTATTGGAATCAACCAGTTGGACGTAGAAAATTATCTGAAAAGGTAAATTTAACTGAACGAATACTTCGAAGTGAAACAGAAGTATTAAAACAATTGAATTTGATTGATGTGTCTAAAATTGGAATGTCGCTTAGTGAAAAAGGATTAAGTCTTTATAGTGATTTAGAAATAGTCATGGCAGAGCAAACGGGCAATCGTGTCCTGGAAAAAAAATTAGCAAGTAAGCTTGGTATTGAAAGGTGTTTGATTACGCCTGGAGATAGCGATACTGAAAGCAAAGTGTTAGAAAAGTTTGGCGAGATTATCTCTGATATTCTTTCAACACGTTTACCTGATGGTGAAAACATTATTGCCGTTATGGGTGGGACGACAATGGCAACAGTTAGTCGATGCATGTACAAATTAGAGACACCAGAAAGACATAATATTTTTGTTCCAGCAAGAGGAGGAATTGGTGAAACCATTCAAACTCAAGCTAATTCAATAAGTGCCACAATGGCAGAACAGACTGGTGGCGAGTTTAAAGTATTGTATGTTCCAGAACAAGTCAGTTCGGAAACATATGAGTTATTACTTCACGAGCCAACTGTCCAACGAGTATTAGAGTTGATATCCAAATCAAATGTTGTGATTCACAGTATTGGACGAGCACTGCATATGGCAAAACGTCGTAATATGAGTGCAAGTGATTTAGCAATGCTTTCTAATAATGGAGCTGTTGCTGAGTCATTCGGTTATTTCTTTGATAAAGACGGAGAGGTCGTCTATAAAATACCTCGAATCGGTCTTCAAATGAAAGATCTTCAAAAAATACCGTATGTTATTGCTGTAGCAGGTGGTAAAACAAAAGCTAGGGCAATAGAGGCATACATCAAAAATGCTCCTAAGCAGACGTGGTTACTCACAGATGAGGGAGCTGCAAAACAGATTTTAAAAGAGGAAACTCTTTAA
- a CDS encoding HAMP domain-containing sensor histidine kinase, which translates to MNQFKSKMNWPQKFSWRSITLKWTILTSLVISILFTLFAIISYQISTRLMVEQEEMTFNRTLSEVTTRLSRGTESLSFNSSVFYLKESTGEYVGDSYYGANTLESSMMNLNSFISELSRPEMDLKVYNVDGDLVFETKNRFVPFNKEEQSETSIKTYEYVTGLVLLKPVYSDQTGKLIGYAQGFYDLGFYYKFRKELLQNLIMIGICGLLVSVIVSFLLSTYFTSPLRKMVKTLNNIETAHKTGLRMPIPKSNDEIYDLAMAFNDMIERMERFITQQQQFVEDVSHELRTPVAVIEGHMNLLNRWGKDDPEVLEESLSASLQEITRMKSLVQEMLDLSRAEQSDFHYKNETCLAKETIQTTVSNFQMLYPDFVFNLDDDDLDHSVQIKMYRNHFEQILIILMDNAVKYSRDRKEVIISASKSYQSVDVMIQDFGEGISEEEIEKVFNRFYRVDKARARHTGGNGLGLSIAQQLIENYHGTINVKSHVDLGTAFYLSIPYVTEKTTN; encoded by the coding sequence ATGAATCAATTTAAAAGTAAGATGAATTGGCCTCAAAAATTTTCTTGGAGATCTATCACATTAAAATGGACGATACTAACATCATTAGTCATCTCTATTTTGTTTACGCTTTTTGCCATTATATCTTATCAAATTAGTACAAGACTAATGGTCGAACAAGAAGAAATGACATTTAATCGAACGTTATCTGAAGTTACCACTCGTTTATCAAGAGGAACCGAATCGCTAAGTTTTAATAGCTCTGTTTTCTATTTAAAAGAATCAACAGGCGAGTATGTAGGCGATAGTTACTATGGTGCGAACACATTAGAATCCAGTATGATGAATTTGAATAGCTTTATCTCTGAATTGTCACGACCTGAAATGGATTTAAAAGTATATAATGTTGATGGTGATTTGGTATTTGAAACGAAAAATCGTTTTGTACCATTCAATAAAGAAGAACAATCAGAAACAAGCATAAAAACGTATGAGTACGTTACTGGATTAGTTCTATTAAAACCAGTTTATTCTGATCAAACTGGTAAGTTGATTGGCTATGCACAAGGTTTTTATGACTTAGGATTTTATTATAAGTTTAGAAAAGAACTATTACAGAATTTAATTATGATAGGTATATGCGGATTACTTGTTAGTGTCATTGTGAGTTTCCTCTTATCAACTTACTTTACAAGTCCGCTAAGAAAAATGGTGAAAACATTAAATAATATTGAAACAGCTCATAAAACAGGTCTTAGAATGCCTATTCCTAAATCAAATGATGAGATTTATGATCTAGCTATGGCGTTTAACGACATGATTGAGCGTATGGAGCGTTTTATTACCCAACAGCAACAGTTTGTTGAGGATGTGTCACATGAGCTTAGAACGCCTGTTGCGGTCATTGAAGGGCATATGAATTTATTGAATCGTTGGGGAAAAGACGATCCAGAAGTGTTGGAAGAATCTTTAAGTGCCTCATTACAAGAAATCACACGTATGAAAAGCTTGGTTCAAGAGATGCTTGATTTATCTCGTGCAGAACAATCGGACTTTCATTATAAAAATGAAACATGTTTGGCAAAAGAAACGATTCAAACAACGGTTAGTAATTTTCAAATGTTGTATCCAGATTTTGTGTTTAATTTAGACGATGATGATTTAGATCATTCGGTTCAAATCAAAATGTATCGTAATCATTTTGAACAGATTTTAATTATTTTAATGGACAATGCCGTAAAGTATTCTAGAGATAGAAAAGAAGTGATTATTTCAGCATCGAAGTCTTATCAATCTGTTGATGTGATGATTCAGGACTTTGGTGAAGGCATTTCAGAAGAGGAGATTGAAAAAGTATTTAATCGATTTTACCGGGTAGATAAAGCAAGAGCTCGTCATACTGGTGGTAATGGATTAGGGCTGTCTATTGCACAACAATTAATCGAAAATTATCATGGCACGATAAATGTAAAAAGTCATGTAGATTTAGGAACAGCCTTTTATTTATCTATTCCTTATGTGACAGAAAAAACGACTAATTAA
- a CDS encoding DsbA family protein gives MPMTQIDTSKVNTTNGIKIGQKEAPNTLIEFVNLRCPYCRQWWNEKLDLITDEVSKNNLHYVIKLFNKTSPSLILGNVMHQYVPMDERALEIITKIYDTQNEWGGLSSSEEVTRFAEETLGLVKQSNDVALDSIVKEAEQASIRFVPTLIVGDINFDQKISNNDFLALFN, from the coding sequence ATGCCTATGACACAAATTGACACATCAAAAGTCAATACTACAAACGGAATAAAGATTGGGCAAAAGGAAGCACCAAATACATTAATTGAATTTGTTAATCTTCGATGTCCATACTGCCGCCAATGGTGGAATGAAAAGTTAGACTTAATAACAGATGAAGTATCTAAAAATAATCTTCATTATGTCATCAAACTTTTTAATAAAACATCACCTAGTCTAATACTTGGTAACGTTATGCATCAATATGTTCCAATGGATGAACGAGCTCTTGAGATTATTACAAAGATATATGACACTCAAAATGAGTGGGGTGGGTTATCTTCTTCTGAAGAGGTAACTCGTTTTGCTGAAGAAACATTAGGACTTGTAAAGCAATCAAATGATGTAGCGCTAGATAGTATTGTAAAAGAAGCAGAACAAGCCTCTATCCGTTTTGTTCCTACTTTAATTGTGGGCGATATTAATTTTGACCAAAAGATTTCAAATAATGATTTTTTAGCTTTATTTAATTAA
- the gap gene encoding type I glyceraldehyde-3-phosphate dehydrogenase, whose translation MTVKVGINGFGRIGRLAFRRIQEVEGLEVVAINDLTDAQMLAHLLKYDTTQGRFNGDVEVHDGFFKVNGKEVKVTANANPAELPWGELGVDIVLECTGFFTSKEKAELHLQAGAKRVVISAPGGNDVPTIVYNTNHETLTGKETVISGASCTTNCLAPMADALNKNFGIVEGLMTTIHAYTGDQMTLDGPHPKGDFRRARAAAANIVPNTTGAAKAIGLVIPELNGKLDGAAQRVPIATGSLTELVTVLDKEVTVEEVNEAMEKASNESYGYTIDPIVSSDIVGMTYGSLFDATQTKVMTVGDKQLVKTVSWYDNEMSYTAQLVRTLQYFASLA comes from the coding sequence ATGACAGTTAAAGTAGGTATTAATGGTTTTGGACGTATCGGACGCTTAGCATTCCGCCGTATTCAAGAAGTTGAAGGATTAGAAGTTGTAGCAATCAATGACTTAACAGATGCACAAATGTTAGCTCATTTATTAAAATATGATACAACTCAAGGACGTTTCAATGGTGACGTTGAAGTTCATGATGGATTTTTCAAAGTAAACGGAAAAGAAGTTAAAGTAACTGCTAACGCTAACCCAGCTGAATTACCATGGGGAGAATTAGGCGTAGACATCGTTTTAGAATGTACTGGATTCTTTACATCTAAAGAAAAAGCAGAATTACATTTACAAGCTGGTGCTAAACGTGTTGTTATCTCTGCTCCAGGTGGAAATGACGTTCCAACAATCGTTTATAACACTAACCATGAAACATTAACTGGTAAAGAAACAGTTATCTCAGGTGCTTCATGTACAACAAACTGTCTTGCTCCAATGGCAGATGCTTTAAACAAAAACTTTGGTATTGTTGAAGGATTAATGACAACAATTCATGCTTATACTGGTGACCAAATGACATTAGATGGACCACATCCAAAAGGTGACTTCCGTCGTGCTCGTGCAGCTGCTGCAAACATCGTACCAAATACAACTGGTGCTGCTAAAGCTATTGGTTTAGTTATTCCAGAATTAAACGGTAAATTAGATGGAGCTGCTCAACGTGTTCCTATCGCAACAGGTTCTTTAACTGAATTAGTAACTGTTTTAGACAAAGAAGTTACTGTTGAAGAAGTTAACGAAGCAATGGAAAAAGCTTCTAATGAATCTTATGGTTACACAATCGACCCAATCGTATCTTCTGATATCGTTGGTATGACTTACGGATCATTATTTGATGCAACTCAAACTAAAGTAATGACAGTTGGCGACAAACAATTAGTTAAAACTGTTTCTTGGTATGATAACGAAATGTCATACACTGCTCAATTAGTTCGTACTTTACAATACTTTGCATCATTAGCTTAA
- the clpP gene encoding ATP-dependent Clp endopeptidase proteolytic subunit ClpP, whose translation MNLIPTVIEQSARGERAYDIYSRLLKDRIIMLSGPIDDNVANSVIAQLLFLDAQDPEKDIYLYINSPGGSVSAGLAIYDTMNFVKSDIQTIVLGMAASMGSFLLSSGTKGKRFALPNAEIMIHQPLGGAQGQATEIEIAARHILNTRERLNKILAENTGQPIEIIEQDTDRDNFMSAEDAKKYGLIDEVMVNSAALK comes from the coding sequence ATGAATTTAATACCAACAGTTATCGAACAATCTGCTAGAGGTGAACGTGCCTATGATATTTATTCACGTTTACTTAAAGATCGCATCATTATGTTAAGTGGCCCTATTGACGATAACGTTGCAAATAGTGTCATTGCACAATTATTATTTTTAGATGCCCAGGATCCTGAAAAAGATATTTATCTTTACATTAACTCACCAGGAGGAAGTGTTTCAGCAGGTCTTGCCATTTATGACACAATGAATTTCGTTAAATCTGATATTCAGACTATCGTATTAGGTATGGCTGCATCAATGGGTAGTTTCTTATTATCATCTGGAACTAAAGGAAAACGATTTGCTTTACCAAATGCTGAAATTATGATTCATCAACCGCTTGGAGGAGCCCAAGGTCAAGCAACAGAAATCGAAATTGCAGCGCGCCATATTCTGAATACAAGAGAAAGACTAAATAAAATTTTAGCTGAAAATACTGGTCAGCCAATTGAAATTATCGAACAAGATACTGATCGAGATAATTTCATGTCAGCTGAAGATGCTAAAAAATATGGCCTCATTGATGAAGTAATGGTAAACAGTGCCGCTTTAAAATAA